Proteins encoded by one window of Glycine soja cultivar W05 chromosome 15, ASM419377v2, whole genome shotgun sequence:
- the LOC114387829 gene encoding disease resistance-like protein DSC1 has product MLYFFVYCLFRCVLFLLRCVLFFSKMLWKLNMAYFFVFCLFCFVLFFFACWLLQKLSDRVVEKPVSEDNKAPQTKYDVFVSFRGKDVRGTFLSHLIEIFKRNKINAFVDDKLKPGDEIWSSLVEAIEQSFILLIIFSQSYASSPWCLEELEAILECNKKYGRIVIPVFYHVEPADVRHQRGTYKNAFKKHQKRNKNKVQIWRHALKESANISGIETSKIRNEVELLQEIVRLVLERLGKSPINSKILIGIDEKIAYVELLIRKEPEATCLIGIWGMAGNGKTTLAEEVFKKLQSEYDGCYFLPNEREQSSRHGIDSLKKEIFSGLLENVVTIDNPNVSLDIDRRIGRMKVLIVLDDVNDPDHLEKLLGTPDNFGSGSRIIITTRYVQVLNANKANEIYQLGEFSLDKALELFNLIAFKQSDHQWEYNELSKKVVDYAKGNPLVLKVLAQLLCGKNKEEWEGMLDTLKRMPPADAYKVMKLSYDELDRKEQQIFLDLACFFLRTHTTVNVSNLKSLLKGNESQETVTFRLGRLKDKALITYSDDNVIAMHDSLQEMALEIVRRESSEDPGSRSRLWDPNDIFEALKNVKSTKAIRSILIHLPTFMKQELDPHIFGKMNRLQFLEISGKCEKDIFDEHNILAKWLQFSANELRFLCWYRYPLKSLPEDFSAEKLVILKLPKGEIKYLWHGVKNLMNLKELHLTDSKMLEELPDLSNATNLEVLVLQGCSMLTRVHPSIFSLGKLEKLNLQDCTSLTTLASNSHLCSLSYLNLDKCEKLRKLSLIAENIKELRLRWTKVKAFSFTFGHESKLQLLLLEGSVIKKLPSYIKDLMQLSHLNVSYCSNLQEIPKLPPSLKILDARYCSSLQALEELPPSLKILDTRYCSSLQTLEELPSSLKILKVGYCKSLQTLQMLPRFLKSLTAQDCTSLKTVVFPSTATEQLKEYRKEVLFWNCLKLNQQSLEAIALNAQINVMKFANRRLSVSNHDDVENYNDYDKKYHFYQVVYVYPGSSVLEWLEYKTRNNYIIIDMSSAPPSLPVGFIFCFALGMYGDTSLERIEANITISDREGEGKKDSVGMYIGLRNGTIESDHLCVMYDQRCSAFLYSRAKNQKEFKIEVSMVLRSSSKEILTLPQQMFKGFGISLIDTLGFSSFKQQMELHDSLHV; this is encoded by the exons atgttgtatttttttgtctATTGCTTATTTCGTTGCGTGTTGTTTTTACTTCGTTGTGTGTTGTTTTTCTCTAAGATGTTATGGAAATTGAATATggcatatttttttgtattttgtttattttgttttgtgttgtttttctttGCCTGTTGGTTACTTCAAAAGCTTAGTGATCGTGTAGTTGAAAAACCCGTGTCTGAGGACAACAAAGCTCCTCAAACAAAGTATGATGTTTTTGTTAGTTTCAGGGGCAAGGACGTTCGTGGCACGTTTCTTAGCCATTTGATTGAAATTTTCAAAAGGAACAAAATAAATGCCTTTGTGGATGATAAACTTAAGCCGGGAGATGAAATATGGTCATCACTTGTTGAAGCAATTGAACAATCATTCATTTTGCTGATCATATTCTCCCAAAGCTATGCTTCTTCCCCTTGGTGTTTAGAAGAACTTGAGGCAATACTTGAATGCAATAAGAAATATGGACGGATTGTAATTCCAGTTTTCTACCATGTGGAGCCTGCAGATGTACGACATCAAAGAGGGACTTACAAAAATGCATTTAAGAAGCatcaaaaaagaaacaagaataAGGTGCAAATCTGGAGACATGCTTTAAAAGAATCTGCTAACATCTCAGGAATTGAGACATCAAAGATTCG AAACGAGGTTGAGTTGCTTCAAGAAATTGTAAGGCTTGTGCTGGAAAGGTTGGGTAAATCTCCGATTAACTCAAAAATACTTATTGGAATTGATGAAAAAATTGCATATGTAGAATTATTGATACGCAAAGAGCCAGAAGCCACTTGTCTTATTGGAATTTGGGGCATGGCTGGTAATGGCAAGACAACCCTTGCAGAAGAAGTATTTAAGAAACTACAATCTGAATATGATGGTTGTTATTTTCTACCCAACGAAAGAGAACAATCAAGTAGACATGGAATAGATTCTTTGAAGAAAGAAATTTTTTCTGGACTTTTAGAAAATGTTGTGACAATAGACAATCCAAATGTGTCTCTTGATATTGATAGAAGAATTGGTCGTATGAAAGTTCTTATTGTTCTCGATGATGTTAATGATCCAGATCACCTAGAAAAATTACTGGGAACTCCTGATAATTTTGGATCAGGTAGTAGAATAATTATAACAACCAGATACGTGCAAGTACTTAACGCTAACAAAGCTAATGAGATATACCAGCTTGGAGAGTTCAGTTTAGATAAAGCCCTTGAACTTTTCAATTTGATTGCCTTTAAGCAAAGTGATCATCAATGGGAGTACAATGAACTATCAAAAAAGGTGGTCGATTATGCCAAAGGCAATCCATTAGTTCTTAAAGTCTTGGCTCAACTTCTTTGTGGAAAAAATAAGGAAGAATGGGAAGGTATGCTAGACACACTTAAAAGAATGCCTCCTGCAGATGCTTATAAAGTAATGAAACTGAGTTACGATGAACTAGATCGCAAAGAGCAACAGATTTTTCTAGATTTGGCATGTTTCTTTCTTAGAACGCATACAACGGTAAATGTGAGCAATCTAAAATCTTTACTGAAAGGCAATGAAAGCCAGGAAACAGTGACTTTTAGGTTAGGAAGGTTGAAAGACAAAGCTCTTATAACTTATTCCGACGATAATGTTATAGCTATGCATGATAGTTTACAAGAAATGGCTTTGGAGATTGTTCGTCGAGAGTCTAGTGAAGACCCTGGAAGCCGCAGTCGGTTGTGGGATCCAAATGACATTTTTGAGGCATTGAAAAATGTCAAG AGTACTAAGGCCATTAGAAGCATATTGATTCACTTGCCAACATTCATGAAGCAAGAGTTAGACCCTCACATATTTGGAAAGATGAACAGACTACAATTTCTGGAAATTTCTGGGAAATGTGAAAAAGATATCTTTGATGAACATAATATTCTTGCAAAATGGCTTCAATTTTCGGCAAATGAACTCAGATTTCTTTGTTGGTATCGTTACCCTCTAAAATCCTTGCCAGAGGATTTTTCTGCTGAAAAACTTGTTATATTGAAATTGCCAAAGGGCGAaataaaatacctttggcaTGGAGTGAAG AATCTGATGAATTTAAAAGAACTTCACCTCACTGACTCCAAGATGTTAGAGGAGCTGCCAGATTTATCGAATGCCACAAATCTTGAAGTACTGGTTCTCCAGGGTTGTTCTATGTTAACTAGGGTGCACCCATCTATTTTCTCTCTGGGAAAACTTGAGAAATTGAACCTTCAAGACTGCACGTCCCTCACCACACTCGCAAGCAATTCCCATTTATGCAGCCTGAGTTATCTCAACCTTGATAAATGTGAGAAACTTAGGAAACTCTCACTGATAGCAGAGAATATTAAAGAACTGAGATTAAGATGGACGAAAGTCAAAGCATTTTCATTTACATTTGGACATGAAAGCAAGCTTCAATTGCTACTTCTCGAAGGAAGTGTCATCAAGAAACTACCTTCATATATAAAGGATCTAATGCAACTGTCACATCTAAATGTTAGCTATTGCTCGAATCTCCAGGAAATACCAAAGCTTCCCCCATCCCTTAAAATTCTAGATGCCAGATATTGCTCTTCACTTCAGGCTCTAGAGGAGCTTCCCCCATCCCTTAAAATTCTAGATACCAGATATTGCTCTTCACTTCAGACTCTAGAGGAGCTTCCTTCTTCCCTTAAAATTCTAAAAGTGGGATACTGCAAATCACTTCAGACACTACAAATGCTTCCCCGTTTCCTTAAATCTCTAACAGCCCAAGACTGCACATCATTGAAGACTGTAGTGTTTCCTTCAACTGCTACTGAACAACTAAAGGAGTACAGGAAAGAGGTTCTGTTCTGGAATTGCTTGAAGTTGAATCAACAATCTCTTGAGGCCATTGCATTGAATGCACAGATCAATGTGATGAAATTTGCAAACCGACGCCTCTCTGTATCAAATCACGATGATGTTGAAAATTACAAtgattatgataaaaaatatcatttttatcaaGTTGTTTACGTGTATCCAGGAAGTAGTGTTCTAGAGTGGTTGGAGTATAAGAcaagaaataattatataattattgatatGTCTTCAGCTCCACCTTCTCTCCCAGTGGGCTTCATTTTCTGCTTCGCCCTTGGTATGTATGGAGACACATCCCTGGAAAGAATTGAAGCTAACATTACTATAAGTGATCGTGAGGGTGAAGGTAAGAAGGACAGTGTTGGAATGTACATAGGTCTTCGGAATGGCACAATTGAATCAGATCACCTATGTGTGATGTACGACCAAAGATGTTCTGCCTTCCTATATAGCAGAGCCAAAAATCAAAAAGAGTTTAAAATCGAGGTTTCAATGGTGTTACGATCCTCATCCAAAGAAATTTTGACACTGCCGCAGCAGATGTTTAAAGGATTCGGGATCAGCCTAATAGACACCTTGGGATTTAGCAGTTTCAAACAACAAATGGAATTGCATGACTCGCTCcatgtttaa